The window AGGAATGGCTAGTGCTGAGTGTGTTGTCGCTGCTCCTTGTTGCAGTCCCCCCGTAGTCTGTGCCAAACCCGTTGTTTGTGCCCCGGATCCTGTAGTCTGTGCCAAACCTGTTGTTTGTGCCCCGGCTCCTGTAGTCTGTGCCAAACCTGTTGTTTGTGCCCCGGCTCCTGTAGTCTGTGC of the Candidatus Hydrogenedentota bacterium genome contains:
- a CDS encoding virulence factor, giving the protein MKKYVAVVGLCIFLLAGMASAECVVAAPCCSPPVVCAKPVVCAPDPVVCAKPVVCAPAPVVCAKPVVCAPAPVVCA